GTGTGTTGTGTTTGGAATATAATGAGAGAGAGAGAGAGAGAGAGAGAGAGAGAGAGAGAGGAGGGCGGAGGAGGAGCTACCAAGCGGCGTAGGGGGTATATTCGTCACAATCTATTTTGTCTTCAATTAGGAAAATGATGCTTCTATTTATTATTTTTGTTATTTTCGCTTTGATAATCAAGACGTGAAGAAATTGTTGTTGGATTCGAATTGAAGAGAGATGATGAGCAGGGTTAGGAAGTTGTACCAAAAATCAAAGGTTGGGAAATACATAGATGGTATTATGTATTATTATTCCAAATTCATGAGTTAAAGTTGAAGCAAAGCTAGATTGTGCTTTCTTGGTACATGGGTGTGTTAGTTTTCTAAGGACCAATGCAAGGTAGCCTTTGTGTTGAGGCAATGTTTCTGCGAAGGTGACAAGACAAGAACTAGAGAGTTTACCACCTCAGCAGAGTAAATGTATAAATTGTGGTTTATTGAACCGTGGAAATATGTATAAATTGTGCTATTGGGTTGACTCAAAATTATTAAGACATCACAAGACGATATGGTAAAACAGTTACCCTTAATAAAAATGTTAACATTGTCTTAAAACTCATAAGACTCAACAACAAAGATCATGTTTTACATGTGGAAATCCATATCTGGAGGCTGGTGTGACAGGTACGTGTCCACTGTCAGTTTTTCAGGATTAAGGTTGCAGGTTTGCCCTACCGATGATGGTGTAGCGTAACCAATCTCTCACATAAACTTTTTTTATCCCAAAAAAAAAAAATCATGTTTTACTAGATACAGTCATAGCAACAAAGATCATGTATGTTTTACTCCAAAAAAGAAAATGGAAATTGATAAAAGAGAAACGACGTCGTAGCAGGGACACGTCCATCAAAAGCAACCCACACGGCAGAGCTGAGCAAAGCAAAACAGAGGAGTGAGACAGAGCCGGAGAAGATGATCGTGTGCGTCGCCGTCGTTGGGCATCAGAACAACCCTCTTTACATACAAAGCTTCACTGATGCCGATGACGCCCTCAAGCTCCACCACATCGTCCACTGCTCCCTCGACGTCGTTGACGAGCGAGGTACTTTTACCGATCTGGGTCTCATATACTTTGAACTCCAACATTTTTTGTATCTTGTTTTCTTTGTTTGTTTCAAGAATTTATAGTTAGGATTACAAATGCAATTCTGGGTTCTGTTCATTTGGTCATCTTAATTAGGATTTTGTTCGAGTTGGATCATATTTGAATGTCTGTATTTCAGTGTGAACTCAAATGGGTGTTCATTATGGTTTTGTAGTGAACAATCCGAAGAAGTCGGGACCGACATTGAATGAGACATTCTTGGGTCTGCTTTATCCAACTGAAAACTACAAAGTGTGAGTCTTGCGTTTGTTTAGTGTCAGGGTATTGGATTGTGTTGTTGTTCTTATGTTGTGGTATTGTGTGCAGGTATGGTTATTTGACTAACACCAAGGTGAAGTTTATCTTGGTGACTACTGATATGGATGTTAAAGATGCAGATGTCAGAAATGTGAGTTTGGCTTTTTGTTTGATGTTATTGTTGCTAAAGATTCAGTTTGTGAAATTGAAAACTCGGGGCAGAATTAGTTCTGAAATTTTTCATCAATCTGAATCTGAATTTAGATTTTCTGGTGTTTTATGATGATGAAAGATCAGGTAGCTCCGAGTTGAATTAATTGGCTCATAAATTTTGACTTTCTTTCTGAAACAAGATTTATCTTTTCTGAGAAATGATCAAAGCTTTATAGAAGACAGTAGAACCCCTGCAAGTCATTGCGTGAGTAGGATTAGTTTACATTTTGCACAGTTGGATACTTTTGTTATCTGAATGTTGGATATATATATATAGTCCGTCTCTGCTACGGATGTCCGCACCATTTTACGGTGCGGATTTTCATCCGTTCGCCACTGTACGGCGCCGCGCGAGGGCGCGCCTCCACCCCTGCGGACTCCAGCAGCTTCCCCGACCACTTTCCATCCCCGGCGAGTCCGCCGAATTNNNNNNNNNNNNNNNNNNNNTCTGCTACGGATGTCCGCACCATTTTACGGTGCGGACGTCCGCACCTGAGAAAAGTTCTATATATATATATATATATATATATATTATAGATTTCATGTTCTCTGTATAATCTGGTGATGTGATAAAGAATTTGATACTATCATGCTTAGCATTAAAGTGCATAGCTTTTACATTAACAAGGGTTGGCTATCAGATTATTTGAATAGAAATACCTCTGCACTGAAATCATAAACCAGTCCAATTGAGGATGCAACTACATGGCCTAGTCAAGTTGGCAGCTCCTCTTTCAATACCTGATTTATTTGGGCACCCAGGGAAATGGTTGTTTTTTTTTTTGTTTCATATTTAGTTCCTCAAGAGGATGTCGTCACTAGCTGTGAGTCAGAGTTTTACGCACATTAGAAATTGATAACTGTCCGTTTCAAAAAACAAAAATCGAGAACTGTCTCAACTGCATTTGGTTTCAACTTTCAAGGGATCAAAAGTCCTCTTGATCCACCTTAGTTCTTTCACTTCTTTATCACCTGCTGAATGAGTTGTTAGCTGTCCTATTGTTTGTGGCTTAACTAGAAATGCAAACCAGTTATATGGGTTTACCAAATGATATCATGTTTGGTTTCCTGTGATCATTTAAAACTATAGGTATTGAATTGCTATTTTCTCTGGTTCGCCTTTATGTTTGTGTATTGGGTTTTCTTCCCTGATCTTCCACTTTAAGAGTATAGGTGTTCGCTTGTCCCATTAGTGCTCCTCATTTCAGCTTTAGTCACTATAATCTCTGTATATAACAAGGCTCAAAATCTTTTCTATATAAGCTAATTATGCCCATCTGACTTGTTGACTCATGGTTTAGTTTTTCAGGAGATTCCATGCTGGGTATGTGGATGCAATTTCAAACCCATTTCATGAACCAGGGAAAAAGATAACCTCAAAAACCTTTGCTGAAAAGGTAAGCACCATCGTCAAGTCGTTCGGGTTCAGTTCGACCGGGTGAATGATGCCTGTGGACTATAAACAGAACTTTTCCATGTTACTTTTCATCAAGGAACTCATTCTCTTGCCTCACCCTACTAGGTGGAATTGCTTATGCTCGTCTACTTTGTATCACAACATAAACAGATATTGCATCACTTCAGTTGTAGATGAAACCAATGTTTCTGAAATTTTTCTCCAAATCAGATACTGCTTTTCTAATAGTGTAAAGATAATATCATTTTGGCCATTGTTGATTGTCAAGCGAGCTTTGCCAACCATCGATGTGATATCAATTCTGATCATTCAAGGCAGTGGTTTTTCCTGTGTACAAGTGAACACTAGATTTTGTGTGTGATATCAATTCTGATCATTGAAGGCAGAGCTCTTCCGTTCCTTTTTGTATAGAAGTAAGTTAACATTAGACTTTGTGTCCGATAATCTCAACTGCAGCAAGTTAGCAAAGCAGTCTGACTTCAAGTTATATAAACATGAACCATACAAAAACTATCATCAACAAACAGGACAGATGGAAAAGTATTGATGCTAGTCTGTTCATTTTTTTTTTATGTCCTGTGATTAACCTGATACTTTTTAGAGAAGAGAACAAGAGAACAGCACTGCAATAAGGTAACCTGTAACAAGTTCTTTGTTTAGAACAAGTGATTGAAAATATTCATTTTTTCGGTCATATTTAAAGAAAAGAAATGAAACAGCAGCCTCAAAATATGATTTGAAAGAGTGACACCTCAGGCAGCTTTAACAGAATAATCCTACAACACAAATTGGGTCTCATGCACCATAAAACTGAAAATATTCTAGCTGGGCTGTCCACCATATCATGCAATGCAAATAGGTCAATCAGACATCCATAAATCTAAAACTTCTCTCACTGGGCATTGCAATGAAACATGCATCAGTCTTCTGCGATTTTTTGATTGATTCAAAATTCATCGTCATCCTCCTCGGCTATATGCTTTGCAAGCTCTTGCTCCTGCTGCTGGCGCTCCCTCCTCTTCTCAGCACTTTCTTTCTCCTTGTGAGAATTTGGTGGAAACCTGAGTGCTCGCACTGCATCATTGTGCAAATTGAGGCAGAAAGCAATCCTTGTATCAAATGCAGCTTGTGGCTCATTTGTAGAGTAGATATCTCCAGTTTCCTTTGACACCATATAACCATTTGCATGATCCAGAGTGGCATCAATAGCACCATCTCGGATTGCCTTGGCCACAATACTTTCAGCATCATCAACAGGGGTGGGGGAGTCCAATCTCAACTTTTTGGCAACATCGGCAAGAGAAATCCGAGAATACGAGATGCTAATGTTGCGCAACCCTGTTCTTATAACATTATGTCGCAGCCTGACAATCAAATTGTGGGTTCCATCTGAGCTAAACACAGTTGAGAACTTGTCAGCTATAGTTCTGAATAGTTCCAAGTCACCAATCCTCACCGCCTGCAAAACAAAATTTTCTAAATAAATCCACCAGTAGGAAGGTTCCTTAATAAGTTGTTCTCTAAGAGGCCAAATTCCAGATATACAGGATTAGCTCCCAAGATCAACCTAAGAATTATATACCACATAATATCACTCTTCCAGTAGAAAATTACCAAAATGATTCCCAGAACTAGATAAGATAAAGCCGCAAAGTGGCTGAATTTTTTCTTTCATACCAGAAACAGGCTTTAAAAAATCATTTGTCCAACTTGTTTGTACTTCGTTCTACGCAGTTAAGGAAAGACACATATTGAAATCCGAGGACTCACATTTGTTAGCTCAAAGTATGGCCTCAGAGCCTTCTCCATTCCTTTCTGCATAAACACAGTCCTCTCAGGGATTTCTCCAAGCAACAAGCGTACAATGACTGCCCACTTGTTACATTGAATTCGAAAGCCAAGGGCCGCTACAGGGGCTTTCCTAGCAGCCTGAAGGAGGGACTCCTTCGCATCAGTATACTCCAACTGAATGGTTCTGATCTTTCCCAGATAAAAGAGATACCGACAAAACTGCAAGAGCAAATAATCAGACATCAGTCCATGAATCTTATAAGTCAGCCCACACATCAAGGTGACAATCCTGAGGAAAGAGATGTATTTTGTGTCATCCTCAAATTTTTTACCACAAAGATTCTTGATCAAGCTCATATGGTCTTGGACCTATGGGACAGCCTGGTGTCAAATGCAATTACTTACAGAGAGACCATCAAGTTTGAACCAGGGATGTGTGATTCAGGATTTTCTAAGAAAGAAATGAACAAAGGATAGAATAGTATAATTTTCTTTTACTTGTACTAAATTTGCATAAAAGAAAAAACAACTTTTTTTTTTCTGATATATAGACTGGAACATCCTGCAGTGTAATAAAATTCAAAGAGAAAATTTTAACCTAAGAATCGAAGAGTGATCACTTTAATTTATGTAACATGACCATGAAATTGACCCAAAAAAATCACAACACGTCTTCATATATATATGCGTGTATTGAATCTATAGACGTGTTTTCATTAAATACGACTATATATATATACGGATTTTCTCAGCTGCGGACGTCCGCACCAATATTTTGGTGCGGACGTCCGCAGCCGAGAAGGGCTGTGTGTGTATATATATATATATTGTTTAGTACATAAACTCATAGGATCTCGACGTTTCAACCTCTCAACTTTTAATTTCAACTAAATACTCACCTTTTAATTATTTCACTCAATAGATATGACCGTCCGCTATCCGTCAAACTCTCCTAGTTAAATTGTACGTTGATTTGAAGACCTTACAAGTATAGACAGTGGCGTAGCTAGCTAGGGGTCAAAGGGTTCAATTGAACCCTCTCAACTTTTGAAAAAGCTTAATTAATTAGCCTTAATGAACAAACATAAATTGACATTTCTTTTTGAGAAATCTTTAATTAATCTTAAATATTCTTCAACACCAATAGAATGAAATAAAAATTTATACTATTAAAATACTTGGTCTAATTAATACAAATCGTGTGAATGGTTTTTTACCTTACTAATGTGTACTTTAATGCTTTGAATTCCATTTACGATTTTTTTTTTCCATTACAAATAAGCTAAATAGAAGCAACACATTAATGTTTACCATACATTGACACTATCTCTAAAAAAAAAAAAAGGACAACACATTTTCTCAATATTTATCGTGCACGAAATTTCAAAGTTTATTTAAGAAGATTATCGTGCTAGCTAGAGAGTGATTGAAAATGAATTTGATTATTAGGTAATAAATTTTGACCCTTCTAAGTGACATTTCTGGCTACGTCACTGAGTATAGAGACTAAACAATATTAATTCATACATACATACATGTACACACAATTAGTTTTTGGTCAGTTACGTAGGTATATAATTAATTTNNNNNNNNNNNNNNNNNNNNTCAGCTGCGGACGTCCGCACCAATATTTTGGTGCGGACGTCCGCAGCCGAGAAGGGACGTGTGTGTGTGTATATATATATATATATACACACACACATATGGGTGTGTGTGTGTGTGTAAGAAGATTAGAATATTGCATTACCCATAAAGGAAGTTCCAATTGCAAACAGAGTGAATAAAGAATCTACCAAAGCAAGTAAACCAAGACAAAGCGACAAAAATATCTCAAGAAACAGCAGACATTCCATGAGACAGATATGTCATTAGAAGACATATTGTCATACCTATGCTATATCACGTCATTTGTTACACGTTAGTGCATGAATTTGTTATATACAAGGTAGAAACACACAAATTAGCTATCCTAAAAGGCACAAACTATATCCACATTCATAAGTGGTGATGACCATAACTACCAGCATGACAGTAACAAGGTCCAATGTTAAGAATCACCTGCTGGTTTGAGTGAGCCTCAAATCGGGGAGCCTTGGACCTCAGTTTCTCTGCCTGATCATATAAGTTATATGCCAGGTAATTGCGAAGCAGAAGGTTCAGAAGTGTCTCCTGCATCACATTGCACATATAAGAAACTGTAAAGCATGTCTATACTATTGATAATAGAAACATTTGGCCTTAGAAATACCTGACCCAGCTCATCATGGCGCAAAGTTGCAATGCGGTGAAGA
The window above is part of the Fragaria vesca subsp. vesca linkage group LG2, FraVesHawaii_1.0, whole genome shotgun sequence genome. Proteins encoded here:
- the LOC101290714 gene encoding probable 26S proteasome non-ATPase regulatory subunit 3-like; amino-acid sequence: MTQDVEMKEVAAAPSNSVSSTTPTTLHHLKEIASLLETAAYTKEVRRVVRAVRLTMAKRRKLSVSVLSAFLSFAFSPGSEAHSRLSSYLPKDADHDMDVDTATSAAQVPKKHASPELEIYCYLLVLIFLIDQKKYSEAKACATAGIARLKNMNRRTIDVLASRLYFYYSLSYEYTGDLAEIRGNLLNLHRIATLRHDELGQETLLNLLLRNYLAYNLYDQAEKLRSKAPRFEAHSNQQFCRYLFYLGKIRTIQLEYTDAKESLLQAARKAPVAALGFRIQCNKWAVIVRLLLGEIPERTVFMQKGMEKALRPYFELTNAVRIGDLELFRTIADKFSTVFSSDGTHNLIVRLRHNVIRTGLRNISISYSRISLADVAKKLRLDSPTPVDDAESIVAKAIRDGAIDATLDHANGYMVSKETGDIYSTNEPQAAFDTRIAFCLNLHNDAVRALRFPPNSHKEKESAEKRRERQQQEQELAKHIAEEDDDEF
- the LOC101315196 gene encoding trafficking protein particle complex subunit 2-like protein-like; translation: MIVCVAVVGHQNNPLYIQSFTDADDALKLHHIVHCSLDVVDERVNNPKKSGPTLNETFLGLLYPTENYKVYGYLTNTKVKFILVTTDMDVKDADVRNFFRRFHAGYVDAISNPFHEPGKKITSKTFAEKVELLMLVYFVSQHKQILHHFSCR